Sequence from the Clostridium saccharobutylicum DSM 13864 genome:
AGTTATTCACAAATATATAAATCTTTGCGAATTCTCATGTTTTTAGCTTTTATTTTGAATATTTAAGAAATCCATCTTCCATAATTAAATTAAGCTTTTTTATATCATATAAATATTCCACATATGATTTTAACATTCTTTCTATAAGATAATATCTATCTATACTATTTACATTGATATTAAACTTTTTAATAACAGCTTTCATAAGATCCTCAAGTGTCATTTGTCCCTCTATTACTTCATATATTTTCATTGCCCTGTCTTCATAAAAATCCATATTATCATCTATCAATTTTTTGATATTGTCATAAATGCCTTTATGAGCTACCACATATTTACTACAATGCAAATCGTAAAGCTTAGCTTTGCTCTTCATATCTTCACTTAATATAAAACTATATGGTATTTTAGCTCCCTTCATTACGTTATAACTTATAAGAGCATCTCCTAAATATGCAACATCATCAGGCGTTATAATACATATATGAGCAGGACTGTGACCTGGTGTATGAACAATCTTAAAATTAACATCACATACTGATATTTCATCTTGATTTTCAAATATTCTAATATCTGTTTTACATATCATATGACCAAAGTGTTCCTTTACAGATTCTAATGTTTGACTTCCATAAAAAACCTTGAGATTAATTTCAGAGCTGCATGTAAGCGCTTCAAAATCAGACATAGCAATAATTGAATTGTATTTATTTTTAAAATATTCATTATTTCCAATATGATCTATATGTGCGTGACTATTTATAATAGCTGAAACTTTAAAATTATTGCTTTCCAAAACTTCCTCTATACCATCACGCTCTTCTTTTTTCCAGCCCGTATCTAGCATAATAATTTTTTCATCATTAATTTTATAAAATGGTATGTAGGTCATTCCAGTATCAATGCAATAAGTATTTCCTTTTATTTTTAATATATCCATTCAACCTTCTCCTTTATTACTAGTGCAATAAATAAGTTTTATCTTTACTATTGTCTATTTTATCCTTATTTAATTATATCAAACATTTTGTTCTTGTTTTAGTTTTTTTGAATTCAAAAACAATGCAAAAATCCCTGACAAAACTAAATTAACATGCTCACTTTATAGAAGCAGTTTTATTATTTTAACTGTCTATATATAAAATAAGCATATCACATCAGTATTATCAAGGATTTCAAACACATAAAAGAGTTGAATGTGCCTTAATTAATTACTTTACTAATATTACTTTGTTATTTTGCCTGCCTTATTTCTTCTTTAAATTCAAAATCACATTCTTCCAAAGGAACTATCTTTGTTTTCTTAATAAATTTGTATCCAAAGTATAAACAAATAAATATAGGAATAGTAATATAATTTGTAATAAAATCAAACCAGCTGAAAGTATCACCTTGGAATACCCATATATTAGATCCAAATATAACAATTACGCATAAAATTACAGATATTATTGGTCCAAATGGATAGAATTTAGCTTTAAACTTTAAGTCATTTAAATCTCTGCCTTGAGCTATGTACGCTTTTCTAAATCTATAATGACAAATACCTATACCAAGCCACGCGAAGAATGCCATTATTCCAGAAACATTATAAAGTATGTAATATATTTTTCCATCTCCAATTAATGATGCAAAAAATGCTGAACATGCTACTATAGTTGTAACATATAGTGCATTCATTGGAACTCCTCTTTTATTTACTTTTCGTAAAAACTTAGGAGCTTTTCCCTCTAATGCTAAAGCATATAACATTCTTGATGAAACATAAAGTCCGGAGTTTCCACAAGATAATACTGAAGTTAAAATTACTGCATTCATAGCACTTGCTGCAAATGCTATTCCACATTTTTCAAATACCATTGTAAATGGACTGTATGCTATATTATCTACACCACTTTTTAATAAATTTTCGTCTGTAAAAGGAATTATGAATCCTATTACTATAATCGCACCTACATAAAATAATAATATACGCCAAAAAACTGTCTTTATTGCTTTTGGTACATTTTCTTGTGGATTTTCTGATTCCCCTGCTGCTAGTCCAACTATTTCTGTTCCAGAAAAGGAAAATCCCGCTACCAAAAATACATTTATAATTCCTAATAATCCACCAATGAAAGGCCCTTTGTTTCCATTTCCATCTGATAATCCCCAATTGGTGAATCCTGGAGAACCATTTCCTAATATTCCAATTATCATTAGAACACCAACTATAATGAATATAATTATTGTAATTACTTTAATGCTTGCAAACCAATATTCACTTTCGCCATAAGCTTTAGCTGATAAAAAATTCAAAACAAAAATAATTGCTAAAAATATTATGCTCCACATAGTTCCATTTGTGTCTGGAAACCAAAACTTTACAATAAGCGAACCTGCAACCAACTCAGCTGCTACACCTATAGCCCAGCAAAACCAATAATTCCACCCAAGTGTAAATCCTAGTGCAGGATCAACAAATCTTGTAGCATAAGTTTCAAATGAACCTGAAATAGGTAATAATGTTGACATTTCTCCAAGAGACATCATTAATAGATATACAACTATTCCCATAATTATATAGGCTAGTAATGCCCCTCCTGGTCCTGCTGTACTTACAGCGCTTCCACTTGCAAAAAAAAGTCCTGTACCTATAGAGCCCCCTATAGCTATCATATTCATATGCCTTGCTTTTAAACTTCTATTTAGTTTATATTCTTTTTCATTATCTATTTTCATAAATATCCCCACCTATCCTATAAACTTTGTAATAAATAATGATATTGTTTTTAATGTTACCATAATATATAAAGTATGTACAGAAAATAAAAGCTGTAACTTATTTCTTATTTAAAGTTACAGCTTCTTTTCCATTATGCTTTTTAATTAAATGTTACAGAAAAATTATTTGTGTTAAAATTTTGGCCCTTACCGTTATTATAGCTTGATGTGATTTCATATCCAAATTGAACACTATCAAATTGAATATCTCCATACCACTTTGGTGTATTCTTAATCCAGTTAGTTATTGCCTTTATATCAACAGACCCTGAACTAACATTTCCACCAGTTCTTACAAATGAATAAACCATATTTTGAGTATTATCACCATAATACACGTTCCATGTCTGACCACCTATTGATACATTTCTATAAACTGGTATTGGACCTGATGCATTCCATCCATATGAAATAGGATTTACGTCTCCAAATTTATTCATCCAAATCATAATTTCATGCTTATTCTTTTTAGAATCACGATTAGAATAACTTGGATCATGTAACCATATATCATAAGCAGTTTCCATTGAAGTTCCACTTATAGGAACTGTGACATTAAAGCTACTTTTAAGAGTATTTACAGCACTTACCTTTCTATTTATTACTTTTTCAACATGAGGATAAGATTTTATTCCTCCAGTATTAGGCTGTGCTGACCATACACCCCAATTACTATATGAGTTACCCCATATAGTTTGAGCTCCTGAGCCTTCTCCCCATACGTCATTATTAAGAGTATATCCACTATTACTCCACGAACCATACTTATCCGTTGTTGACCATGTTGCTGCACTTGCTTTAACAGCTCCACCACCCATTAATATTGTTGTGAATACCGCGACAGACATTCCTGCCTTTACTATTTTATTCATAATTTTACACCCCTTATTGTTTATTGAAAATTAATGATATATTAAGTAACTTTTAATTATATATTGTCATAATATTCAAATAAAAGAAATACAATTTTCTCTAAACGAATAAAATTAGGAATGAAAAGCAAATAAGACGAATTTAATTGAATGAATTAACAAATTAACATATAATGTTATAAATACACTAATATAGAGTTACTCATTGAGATTCAAAA
This genomic interval carries:
- a CDS encoding GH12 family glycosyl hydrolase domain-containing protein, with protein sequence MNKIVKAGMSVAVFTTILMGGGAVKASAATWSTTDKYGSWSNSGYTLNNDVWGEGSGAQTIWGNSYSNWGVWSAQPNTGGIKSYPHVEKVINRKVSAVNTLKSSFNVTVPISGTSMETAYDIWLHDPSYSNRDSKKNKHEIMIWMNKFGDVNPISYGWNASGPIPVYRNVSIGGQTWNVYYGDNTQNMVYSFVRTGGNVSSGSVDIKAITNWIKNTPKWYGDIQFDSVQFGYEITSSYNNGKGQNFNTNNFSVTFN
- a CDS encoding amino acid permease; its protein translation is MKIDNEKEYKLNRSLKARHMNMIAIGGSIGTGLFFASGSAVSTAGPGGALLAYIIMGIVVYLLMMSLGEMSTLLPISGSFETYATRFVDPALGFTLGWNYWFCWAIGVAAELVAGSLIVKFWFPDTNGTMWSIIFLAIIFVLNFLSAKAYGESEYWFASIKVITIIIFIIVGVLMIIGILGNGSPGFTNWGLSDGNGNKGPFIGGLLGIINVFLVAGFSFSGTEIVGLAAGESENPQENVPKAIKTVFWRILLFYVGAIIVIGFIIPFTDENLLKSGVDNIAYSPFTMVFEKCGIAFAASAMNAVILTSVLSCGNSGLYVSSRMLYALALEGKAPKFLRKVNKRGVPMNALYVTTIVACSAFFASLIGDGKIYYILYNVSGIMAFFAWLGIGICHYRFRKAYIAQGRDLNDLKFKAKFYPFGPIISVILCVIVIFGSNIWVFQGDTFSWFDFITNYITIPIFICLYFGYKFIKKTKIVPLEECDFEFKEEIRQAK
- a CDS encoding MBL fold metallo-hydrolase encodes the protein MDILKIKGNTYCIDTGMTYIPFYKINDEKIIMLDTGWKKEERDGIEEVLESNNFKVSAIINSHAHIDHIGNNEYFKNKYNSIIAMSDFEALTCSSEINLKVFYGSQTLESVKEHFGHMICKTDIRIFENQDEISVCDVNFKIVHTPGHSPAHICIITPDDVAYLGDALISYNVMKGAKIPYSFILSEDMKSKAKLYDLHCSKYVVAHKGIYDNIKKLIDDNMDFYEDRAMKIYEVIEGQMTLEDLMKAVIKKFNINVNSIDRYYLIERMLKSYVEYLYDIKKLNLIMEDGFLKYSK